One genomic window of Myxocyprinus asiaticus isolate MX2 ecotype Aquarium Trade chromosome 5, UBuf_Myxa_2, whole genome shotgun sequence includes the following:
- the LOC127440953 gene encoding gap junction gamma-1 protein-like encodes MSWSFLTRLLEEIHNHSTFVGKVWLTVLIIFRIVLTAVGGESIYSDEQTKFTCNTKQPGCDNVCYDSFAPLSHVRFWVFQIIMISTPSVMYLGYAIHKIARSSEEERHKHQRHQKRSCHSRWRDGQAEVLEEDDDDAEPMLYEEDTLDAQEVKPETDKSKKQDLVKHDGRRRIMQEGLMRMYVLQLLSRAIFEVGFLTGQYLLYGFRVNPSYVCNKIPCPHRVDCFVSRPTEKTIFLLIMYVVSCLCLLLNVCEMFHLGIGAFRDTLRKRRSQGRQPSYGYPYSRNIPASPPGYNLVIKADKPGCIPNSILSHNQNLSSVVLERHCTSPDENIPSDLASLHHHLQVAQEQLDMAFQTYRKQNAQTSRTSSPVSGGTIMEQNRVNTAQEKQGARPKSSTERAGTIVKNGKTSVWI; translated from the coding sequence ATGAGTTGGAGCTTTCTCACTCGTCTTCTGGAGGAAATCCACAACCACTCCACATTTGTGGGGAAAGTGTGGCTGACTGTGTTAATAATTTTCCGCATCGTTCTGACGGCAGTGGGAGGTGAGTCGATATACTCGGACGAGCAGACAAAGTTCACCTGCAACACCAAGCAGCCTGGCTGTGACAATGTATGCTACGATTCCTTCGCCCCACTCTCACATGTCCGGTTCTGGGTGTTCCAGATAATAATGATATCCACCCCTTCTGTCATGTACCTGGGTTATGCCATCCATAAGATTGCGCGTTCCTCGGAGGAGGAACGGCACAAGCACCAGAGACATCAGAAGAGGAGTTGCCACAGCCGGTGGAGAGATGGACAAGCAGAGGTTTTagaggaggatgatgatgatgcagaGCCAATGCTCTATGAAGAAGACACCCTGGATGCACAGGAGGTCAAACCAGAGACAGACAAGAGCAAAAAGCAAGATCTCGTGAAGCATGATGGCCGACGCAGAATCATGCAAGAAGGGTTGATGAGGATGTATGTGCTTCAGCTTTTATCCCGTGCCATCTTTGAGGTAGGATTCCTCACCGGTCAGTATCTCCTTTACGGCTTCCGTGTGAACCCCTCGTACGTCTGCAACAAGATCCCATGTCCACATCGAGTAGACTGCTTTGTTTCAAGACCCACAGAGAAGACCATCTTTTTGCTCATTATGTATGTTGTTAGCTGTCTTTGTCTACTGCTTAATGTTTGTGAGATGTTCCACTTGGGAATTGGTGCTTTTCGCGACACCCTTCGTAAGCGTCGAAGCCAAGGCAGACAACCTTCCTATGGCTATCCTTACTCCAGGAACATTCCAGCTTCTCCACCAGGGTACAACCTAGTGATCAAAGCAGACAAACCAGGTTGCATTCCCAACAGCATCCTATCACATAACCAGAACTTGTCCAGTGTGGTTCTGGAGCGACACTGCACAAGTCCCGATGAGAACATTCCATCTGACCTGGCTAGCTTGCACCACCATTTACAGGTAGCTCAAGAACAACTGGACATGGCTTTTCAGACATACAGAAAACAAAATGCTCAGACTTCTAGAACCAGCAGCCCTGTGTCTGGTGGCACAATAATGGAGCAGAACCGGGTCAACACAGCCCAGGAGAAACAGGGTGCACGACCTAAATCCAGCACAGAGAGGGCTGGGACAATAgtaaaaaatggaaaaacatCTGTGTGGATTTAG